A single region of the Strigops habroptila isolate Jane chromosome 3, bStrHab1.2.pri, whole genome shotgun sequence genome encodes:
- the TEX33 gene encoding testis-expressed protein 33 codes for MKGEWNPLLAKKNSLIHASSKYKFATADEVTNEEEDRRALCKAALIMGQKRLSDRTGMQKTSSNSASLTDYNQLGFNLRSNIFQGGPLESRSLMKDSYTPDITQRVIRDPKNWHGRRTDELGKWHQKNALNLNLQKALQNKYGKKKSKS; via the exons ATGAAAGGAGAATGGAACCCCCTTCTGGCAAAGAAGAACAGCTTGATCCATGCTAGCAGCAAATATAAATTTGCCACTGCAGATGAAGTTACCAATGAAGAAGAG GACCGGCGAGCACTGTGCAAAGCAGCATTAATCATGGGACAGAAAAGACTCAGCGACCGTACTGGAATGCAAAAAACCTCGTCAAACTCTGCATCTCTTACTGATTACAACCAGCTGGGTTTTAACCTGAGATCAAATATCTTCCAAG GTGGCCCACTGGAGAGCCGAAGCTTGATGAAAGATTCCTACACCCCTGATATAACTCAGAGAGTAATCAGGGATCCCAAAAACTGGCACGGAAGGAGGACTGATGAGCTAG GGAAATGGCATCAGAAAAATGCCTTAAATCTTAACctgcagaaagcactgcagaacaaatatgggaagaaaaaaagcaagtctTAG
- the TST gene encoding thiosulfate sulfurtransferase has protein sequence MAAQVLSRPLVTAKWLSEAVRAGRVGPSLRVLDASWYPPQERNARQEFKERHIPGASFFDIEVCRDQSSPYDFMLPSESHFADYVGRLGVSNNTHVVVYDGDNLGTFYAPRAWWMFRVFGHKEVSVLNGGFKNWVKEGHPVTAEVSQPTPGVFKAKLNTGLLKTFEEMIQNVGSLQFQVVDSRPEGRFRGTELDQGLESGHIPGSVNIPFQSFLTESGHEKSIEEIQEIFREKKVDLSKPLTATCRKGVTACHIALAAFLCGKRDVAIYDGSWSEWFHRAPPRYKVSEMKRNKA, from the exons ATGGCGGCGCAGGTGTTGAGCCGGCCGCTCGTCACCGCCAAATGGCTCTCGGAGGCCGTGCGGGCCGGCCGGGTCGGGCCGAGCCTGCGGGTGTTGGACGCCTCCTGGTACCCGCCGCAGGAGCGCAACGCCCGGCAGGAGTTCAAGGAGAGGCACATCCCCGGCGCGTCCTTCTTTGACATCGAGGTGTGCCGGGACCAGTCCTCCCCTTACGACTTCATGCTGCCCAGCGAGTCCCACTTCGCTGACTACGTGGGGCGCCTGGGGGTCAGTAACAACACCCATGTGGTGGTGTATGACGGGGACAACCTGGGCACCTTCTATGCCCCCCGTGCCTGGTGGATGTTCCGGGTCTTTGGGCACAAGGAGGTCTCAGTGTTGAACGGTGGCTTCAAGAACTGGGTGAAGGAGGGCCATCCCGTCACGGCGGAGGTCAGCCAGCCCACCCCGGGTGTCTTTAAGGCCAAGCTGAACACGGGCCTGCTGAAGACCTTTGAGGAGATGATACAGAATGTGGGGTCCCTGCAGTTCCAGGTGGTGGATTCCCGCCCCGAGGGCCGGTTCCGGGGGACCGAGCTGGACCAAG GGCTGGAATCTGGTCATATCCCTGGTTCAGTGAACATACCCTTCCAATCATTTCTAACAGAATCTGGCCACGAGAAGAGTATCGAGGAGATCCAAGAAATATTCCGTGAGAAGAAAGTGGATCTCTCAAAGCCACTGACAGCCACATGCCGCAAAGGTGTGACGGCATGTCACATTGCCTTGGCAGCCTTCCTGTGTGGCAAGCGTGATGTGGCTATTTATGATGGTTCCTGGTCAGAGTGGTTCCACCGTGCCCCACCTCGGTACAAGGTCTCTGAGATGAAGCGCAACAAGGCCTAG
- the MPST gene encoding 3-mercaptopyruvate sulfurtransferase isoform X1 yields MDPLSLVNSSRPQESGNIGQDSGAMSQQLLYRALVSAKWLAEAIKSQQAGLALRILDASWYLPKMKRDPKREFEERHIPGAVFFDIDQCSDRTSPYDHMLPKADDFAEYVGKLGVGNDSHVVVYDGSDQGLFSAPRVWWMFRAFGHEAVSLLDGGLKNWQREGNALTSGKSQVAPSEFHASLDKSLVKTYEDVLDNLDSHRFQLVDARAAGRFRGVEPEPRDGIEPGHVPGSTSIPFTNFLTESGLEKTPEQIRSLFQEKKVDLLKPLVATCGSGVTACHVALGAYLCGKPDVAVYDGAWVEWYMRAQPENIISEGKGKTV; encoded by the exons ATGGATCCCTTAAG tCTGGTGAATTCAAGCAGACCCCAGGAATCAGGTAATATTGGCCAGGACTCGGGAGCAATGTCGCAACAACTCCTCTACCGTGCTCTGGTGTCTGCAAAATGGCTTGCAGAAGCCATCAAGTCCCAACAAGCTGGTCTGGCCTTGAGAATCTTGGATGCATCCTGGTATCTGCCAAAGATGAAGCGTGACCCGAAGCGGGAATTCGAGGAGCGCCATATCCCTGGTGCAGTTTTCTTTGACATTGACCAGTGCAGCGACCGTACGTCACCTTATGACCACATGCTGCCCAAAGCTGATGACTTTGCTGAGTATGTGGGGAAGCTGGGTGTGGGGAATGATTCCCATGTTGTGGTCTACGATGGCAGCGACCAAGGCCTCTTCTCAGCGCCACGGGTGTGGTGGATGTTCCGGGCCTTTGGACATGAAGCCGTCTCCCTTCTGGATGGTGGCCTGAAGAACTGGCAGCGCGAGGGGAATGCGCTGACCTCTGGGAAAAGCCAGGTAGCTCCCTCTGAGTTCCATGCCTCCTTGGACAAGTCCCTGGTGAAAACGTACGAGGATGTCTTGGATAACTTGGATTCCCACCGCTTCCAACTAGTGGATGCACGTGCTGCAGGACGGTTCCGGGGAGTAGAGCCAGAGCCCCGAGATG GAATTGAGCCTGGTCATGTCCCTGGGTCGACAAGCATCCCCTTCACCAATTTCCTCACAGAGTCTGGCTTAGAGAAGACCCCTGAGCAGATCCGCAGTCTGTTCCAGGAGAAGAAGGTGGACCTCTTGAAGCCACTGGTAGCCACGTGTGGCTCTGGCGTCACTGCCTGCCATGTGGCTCTGGGGGCATACCTCTGTGGCAAACCAGATGTTGCTGTGTACGATGGAGCCTGGGTGGAATGGTACATGCGGGCACAgcctgaaaatattatttctgagggaaaggggaagacGGTGTAA
- the MPST gene encoding 3-mercaptopyruvate sulfurtransferase isoform X2, protein MSQQLLYRALVSAKWLAEAIKSQQAGLALRILDASWYLPKMKRDPKREFEERHIPGAVFFDIDQCSDRTSPYDHMLPKADDFAEYVGKLGVGNDSHVVVYDGSDQGLFSAPRVWWMFRAFGHEAVSLLDGGLKNWQREGNALTSGKSQVAPSEFHASLDKSLVKTYEDVLDNLDSHRFQLVDARAAGRFRGVEPEPRDGIEPGHVPGSTSIPFTNFLTESGLEKTPEQIRSLFQEKKVDLLKPLVATCGSGVTACHVALGAYLCGKPDVAVYDGAWVEWYMRAQPENIISEGKGKTV, encoded by the exons ATGTCGCAACAACTCCTCTACCGTGCTCTGGTGTCTGCAAAATGGCTTGCAGAAGCCATCAAGTCCCAACAAGCTGGTCTGGCCTTGAGAATCTTGGATGCATCCTGGTATCTGCCAAAGATGAAGCGTGACCCGAAGCGGGAATTCGAGGAGCGCCATATCCCTGGTGCAGTTTTCTTTGACATTGACCAGTGCAGCGACCGTACGTCACCTTATGACCACATGCTGCCCAAAGCTGATGACTTTGCTGAGTATGTGGGGAAGCTGGGTGTGGGGAATGATTCCCATGTTGTGGTCTACGATGGCAGCGACCAAGGCCTCTTCTCAGCGCCACGGGTGTGGTGGATGTTCCGGGCCTTTGGACATGAAGCCGTCTCCCTTCTGGATGGTGGCCTGAAGAACTGGCAGCGCGAGGGGAATGCGCTGACCTCTGGGAAAAGCCAGGTAGCTCCCTCTGAGTTCCATGCCTCCTTGGACAAGTCCCTGGTGAAAACGTACGAGGATGTCTTGGATAACTTGGATTCCCACCGCTTCCAACTAGTGGATGCACGTGCTGCAGGACGGTTCCGGGGAGTAGAGCCAGAGCCCCGAGATG GAATTGAGCCTGGTCATGTCCCTGGGTCGACAAGCATCCCCTTCACCAATTTCCTCACAGAGTCTGGCTTAGAGAAGACCCCTGAGCAGATCCGCAGTCTGTTCCAGGAGAAGAAGGTGGACCTCTTGAAGCCACTGGTAGCCACGTGTGGCTCTGGCGTCACTGCCTGCCATGTGGCTCTGGGGGCATACCTCTGTGGCAAACCAGATGTTGCTGTGTACGATGGAGCCTGGGTGGAATGGTACATGCGGGCACAgcctgaaaatattatttctgagggaaaggggaagacGGTGTAA